Proteins encoded in a region of the Methanobrevibacter millerae genome:
- a CDS encoding PolC-type DNA polymerase III, whose product MFFDTETTGLDCINSRIIELAMFTLEDGVITEEYDKFIKIDEPIPPKITQITSITDEMLNSEGVPEEVIADDLKQRLTADTLMIAHNTPFDLSFIYYLLKRHFSDEADEIVANLNWLDTYTVFKDRKAYPHKLIDAVHYYGIEEVNFHRAIDDTKALYEVTKALKNERDDLYEYINVFGYNPKYGVNGMKFSFIEYKAQYYCNSLRPSDEILPRK is encoded by the coding sequence ATATTTTTTGATACAGAAACTACTGGATTGGATTGCATAAATTCTAGAATCATTGAACTTGCAATGTTTACTTTGGAGGATGGAGTAATAACTGAGGAATATGATAAGTTCATTAAAATAGATGAACCGATTCCGCCGAAAATAACTCAAATCACAAGCATCACTGATGAAATGCTTAACAGTGAAGGAGTTCCTGAAGAGGTCATAGCTGATGATTTAAAGCAAAGACTTACAGCAGATACTTTGATGATTGCTCATAACACTCCTTTTGACTTGTCATTTATTTACTATCTTTTAAAAAGACATTTTTCTGATGAAGCTGATGAGATTGTAGCTAACTTGAATTGGCTTGATACATACACAGTTTTTAAAGACAGAAAGGCATATCCTCATAAGTTAATTGATGCTGTTCACTATTATGGTATTGAAGAAGTTAATTTCCACAGAGCCATTGATGATACAAAAGCTTTGTATGAGGTTACTAAGGCTCTGAAAAATGAGCGTGATGATTTGTATGAATACATTAATGTTTTTGGATACAATCCGAAATATGGTGTTAACGGCATGAAATTCTCATTCATAGAGTATAAGGCTCAATATTACTGTAATAGTTTAAGGCCTAGTGATGAGATTTTGCCTAGAAAATAA
- a CDS encoding CDC48 family AAA ATPase, with product MTQNEKTLKVAEALSQREIGQGIARIDPKVMEELGLNERDIIEINGDKKTAAIVLPSQTDIGLGVIRIDGLVRKNSGATIGGEVTIKKAKAVEAKKVVLAPTEDNIRVQGDVRGLFMGKVMMKGDIIGSQIRAPRPNTGFNSLFDELLDFTPAMREIRFAVLSTQPGGITVVGQNTEVELHESPVDVSKLEGVTNLVDVSYEDIGGLKEEVKKVREMIEIPLKRPELFEKLGIAPPKGVLMHGPPGTGKTLLAKAVASESDAHFILINGPEIMSKYVGGSEENLREYFEEAEANSPSIIFIDELDAIAPKREDTNGETERRTVAQLLTLMDGLKSRGQVVVIGATNRPDSLDPALRRPGRFDREIEIGVPDADERREVLEIHTRNMPIAEDVDLNKLATTTHGFVGADLESLCKEAAMRVVRRILPEIKSDEEIPEDVLKKIIVTKDDFKSALKEIQPSALREVLVQVPDIKWDDVGGLDDAKQELKEAVEWPLKYPDNFQKLGVKPPKGILLYGIPGTGKTLLAKAVASESEANFISIKGPELLSKWVGESEKGVREVFRKAKQTAPTVIFFDEIDSIASTRSGNDSDSGVTKRVVNQLLTEMDGLEELEDVAIIAATNRPDIIDPGLMRPGRFDRHIKVDTPSEEARIAIFEVHTKNMPLADDVDLKKLAKSTDGYVGADIEAVCREAAMLTLRNDIEASEIPNKYFKEAIEKVKPAENADEQLVQYM from the coding sequence ATGACTCAAAATGAAAAAACTTTAAAAGTCGCAGAAGCACTTTCTCAAAGGGAAATTGGTCAAGGTATTGCAAGAATTGATCCTAAGGTAATGGAAGAATTAGGATTGAATGAAAGAGACATTATTGAAATTAACGGAGATAAAAAAACCGCTGCTATTGTACTCCCTTCACAAACTGACATCGGCCTTGGAGTTATAAGGATTGACGGATTAGTTCGTAAAAATTCCGGAGCTACCATCGGTGGTGAAGTGACAATCAAAAAAGCAAAAGCTGTGGAAGCTAAAAAAGTAGTTTTAGCACCTACTGAAGATAACATCCGCGTACAAGGAGATGTGCGTGGTTTATTCATGGGTAAAGTAATGATGAAAGGAGACATAATTGGATCTCAAATCAGGGCTCCAAGACCAAATACAGGATTTAACAGCCTATTTGATGAATTGCTAGACTTTACCCCTGCAATGAGAGAAATCAGATTTGCAGTATTATCAACCCAGCCTGGCGGAATAACCGTCGTCGGACAAAACACCGAAGTGGAACTTCATGAATCCCCAGTTGACGTAAGCAAACTTGAAGGAGTAACCAACCTCGTAGATGTCAGCTATGAAGATATCGGAGGTCTTAAAGAAGAAGTTAAAAAAGTAAGAGAAATGATTGAAATTCCTCTTAAAAGACCGGAATTATTCGAAAAATTAGGAATTGCTCCACCAAAAGGTGTATTAATGCATGGACCTCCAGGAACCGGTAAAACATTACTGGCTAAAGCAGTAGCCAGCGAAAGTGATGCCCATTTCATATTGATTAACGGGCCGGAAATAATGAGCAAATACGTCGGCGGATCTGAAGAAAACTTAAGAGAATACTTCGAAGAAGCGGAAGCAAACTCCCCATCAATCATATTCATTGATGAACTAGATGCTATTGCTCCAAAAAGAGAAGATACAAACGGTGAAACTGAAAGAAGAACCGTTGCACAATTATTAACATTAATGGATGGTCTTAAATCAAGAGGACAGGTCGTTGTTATCGGTGCAACAAACAGGCCGGATTCACTTGACCCAGCACTCAGAAGACCTGGAAGATTCGACAGAGAAATCGAAATCGGAGTTCCTGATGCTGACGAAAGACGAGAAGTACTTGAAATTCACACAAGAAACATGCCAATAGCTGAAGATGTTGACTTGAACAAACTTGCAACTACAACACATGGATTTGTAGGAGCAGACCTGGAATCATTATGTAAGGAAGCGGCAATGAGAGTAGTTAGAAGAATCCTTCCTGAAATAAAAAGTGATGAAGAAATTCCTGAAGACGTACTTAAAAAAATCATTGTAACAAAAGACGACTTCAAATCCGCACTAAAAGAAATTCAACCTTCCGCATTAAGAGAAGTTCTCGTGCAGGTTCCAGACATTAAATGGGATGATGTAGGTGGACTTGATGATGCCAAACAGGAATTGAAAGAAGCTGTCGAATGGCCTTTAAAATATCCCGACAACTTCCAAAAACTGGGCGTTAAACCTCCTAAAGGAATATTGCTCTACGGAATTCCTGGAACAGGAAAGACCTTGCTTGCAAAAGCAGTGGCTAGTGAAAGTGAAGCAAACTTCATTTCAATCAAAGGTCCGGAACTCCTATCCAAATGGGTTGGAGAATCCGAAAAAGGAGTTAGGGAAGTATTCAGAAAAGCAAAACAAACTGCTCCAACAGTAATATTCTTCGATGAAATTGACTCCATTGCAAGTACTCGAAGCGGAAATGATTCTGACAGCGGTGTGACAAAAAGAGTTGTTAATCAGCTATTAACAGAAATGGACGGTTTGGAAGAACTTGAAGATGTAGCAATAATTGCAGCAACAAACAGACCAGACATTATTGATCCTGGATTAATGAGACCTGGAAGATTCGACAGACATATTAAGGTCGACACCCCATCAGAGGAAGCAAGAATTGCAATCTTTGAAGTCCATACCAAGAACATGCCTTTGGCAGATGACGTTGATCTTAAAAAATTAGCAAAAAGTACCGACGGATATGTCGGAGCAGATATCGAAGCCGTATGTCGTGAAGCAGCAATGCTCACATTAAGAAATGACATAGAAGCTTCTGAAATACCAAACAAATATTTCAAAGAAGCTATAGAAAAAGTGAAGCCTGCAGAAAATGCAGATGAACAATTAGTCCAATATATGTAA
- a CDS encoding prephenate dehydrogenase, with translation MKIGIIGGSDGLGKTLIYYFRDEFDVTISGRDHKKGQNVADEMNVEYIESNKKLAGMSDILVISVPINSTTSVIREVAPFMKKGSLMIDVTSVKEEPLKAMQENLPSNVEYIPTHPVFGPRTTELDNQVIVLTAPEKGKWYKKVYDYLSGKNMRVIETTAEHHDYMMSIVQVLTHFSFISTASAMEKLKVDITETENYESPIYNLMIDMIARIVSQNPYLTYFIQSTNNNGEKIRNTFCEAALELKDAINANDDKKFVEIAIKATKNMGDTKNALGRSDKAINALSHEFNILKKSIGNEIALKHIYSGKVHIGVLEKIEDKTAVLDNGTRLRIANIEVLNSEELHQWKLDNIEEKQQSISCLFNDKVTPNIIVETLENVEDVTEVVLTDIYQGPQIDEGYESLTFTVNALSKEAFINVKSILTGFGGVLR, from the coding sequence ATGAAAATTGGAATAATTGGTGGAAGTGATGGATTAGGAAAAACATTAATCTATTACTTTAGAGATGAATTTGATGTAACTATAAGCGGCAGGGATCACAAAAAAGGGCAGAACGTTGCAGACGAAATGAATGTTGAATATATTGAATCAAACAAAAAATTAGCAGGCATGAGTGATATATTAGTAATATCCGTTCCAATTAATTCCACAACATCAGTTATTCGCGAAGTCGCACCATTCATGAAAAAAGGTTCTCTAATGATAGATGTGACTTCAGTAAAAGAAGAACCTTTAAAGGCAATGCAAGAAAATCTACCAAGCAATGTAGAATATATTCCAACACACCCTGTTTTTGGTCCAAGAACAACAGAACTTGACAATCAGGTTATTGTACTGACAGCACCTGAAAAAGGAAAATGGTACAAAAAGGTATATGATTACCTGTCAGGCAAAAACATGAGAGTAATAGAAACCACCGCAGAACATCATGACTATATGATGAGTATTGTCCAGGTTTTAACTCATTTTTCATTTATTTCCACTGCATCAGCCATGGAAAAGCTAAAAGTGGACATTACAGAAACAGAGAATTATGAAAGCCCAATATATAACCTGATGATTGATATGATTGCACGTATCGTTTCACAAAACCCATATTTAACATATTTCATACAATCAACAAACAACAACGGAGAAAAAATAAGAAACACATTTTGTGAAGCTGCACTTGAACTGAAAGATGCAATTAATGCAAATGATGATAAAAAATTTGTTGAAATTGCAATCAAAGCAACAAAAAATATGGGCGATACAAAAAATGCACTAGGTAGAAGTGACAAGGCAATCAATGCGCTAAGCCATGAATTTAACATATTGAAAAAATCAATCGGAAATGAAATAGCACTGAAACATATTTATTCAGGAAAAGTGCATATTGGAGTGTTGGAAAAAATAGAGGATAAAACTGCAGTTTTAGACAATGGAACAAGACTTCGTATAGCCAATATTGAAGTTTTGAACAGTGAAGAACTGCATCAATGGAAATTAGATAACATTGAAGAAAAACAGCAATCAATCAGCTGCCTATTTAACGACAAAGTTACTCCAAACATCATTGTCGAAACATTGGAAAACGTTGAAGATGTTACTGAAGTTGTTTTGACAGACATTTATCAGGGCCCTCAAATTGACGAAGGATATGAAAGCTTAACATTCACAGTTAACGCACTATCAAAAGAGGCATTTATCAACGTGAAAAGTATTTTAACAGGATTTGGTGGTGTTTTAAGATAA
- a CDS encoding mRNA surveillance protein pelota, translated as MKIVKQDTKDGIIEVIPETLDDLWHLSHIVEVSDNVSSKTTRRIQDNTGDKLRSDRGVKKTFYLGIDVESINFHLFTGKLRLTGVITRGPEDLIPLGSHHTLEVKLNTPLTIKKLKWPKWALKRLKQAIDASKKLSAIIVVIEDDTATLGLMRQFGIEYYGPVKGNISGKRILDKNRNKNIIKFYESIIDSINKFDSIQNIIIAGPGFYKNDFYDYIKDKHKDLASKSIIESTGTGGRVGIHEVLKKGTVEKLTVENRVASEMGAINGLLEEIAQNSSKVAYGLTETTNAINLGAVEKLFILDKMVATNNLGQQMDMVENMKGEVMVISSEHDGGKQLESLGGIAAILRYALS; from the coding sequence ATGAAAATCGTTAAACAAGATACTAAAGATGGAATAATTGAGGTAATTCCTGAAACATTGGATGATTTATGGCATTTGTCCCATATAGTTGAGGTTTCAGACAATGTTTCATCAAAAACAACCCGTCGAATTCAGGATAATACTGGAGATAAATTAAGAAGTGACCGGGGGGTCAAAAAAACTTTTTATTTGGGCATTGATGTAGAAAGTATTAATTTTCATTTATTCACAGGTAAATTAAGATTGACTGGAGTTATTACTCGAGGTCCTGAGGACTTAATCCCTTTAGGTTCACATCATACTCTGGAAGTTAAGTTAAATACTCCTCTAACAATAAAGAAATTGAAATGGCCAAAATGGGCATTGAAAAGGTTAAAACAAGCTATTGATGCTTCTAAAAAATTATCTGCGATAATTGTTGTAATTGAGGATGATACTGCAACTTTGGGTCTGATGAGACAATTTGGTATTGAATATTATGGGCCAGTTAAAGGAAACATCTCTGGAAAACGCATTTTGGATAAAAATAGGAATAAAAACATTATAAAATTCTATGAAAGCATTATAGATTCCATTAATAAATTTGATTCAATTCAAAATATAATCATTGCAGGACCGGGATTTTATAAAAACGATTTCTATGATTATATAAAGGATAAACATAAGGATTTGGCATCAAAATCTATTATTGAAAGTACTGGTACTGGTGGAAGAGTTGGAATCCATGAAGTGCTGAAAAAAGGTACTGTTGAAAAATTAACTGTTGAAAACAGAGTCGCCAGTGAAATGGGTGCTATTAATGGCCTTTTGGAAGAGATTGCTCAAAATTCATCTAAAGTAGCATATGGATTAACTGAAACCACTAATGCCATTAACTTAGGTGCTGTTGAAAAATTATTCATATTGGATAAAATGGTTGCAACTAATAATTTAGGCCAGCAAATGGACATGGTTGAAAATATGAAAGGAGAAGTCATGGTTATTAGCAGTGAACATGATGGTGGTAAGCAATTAGAGAGTTTGGGTGGCATTGCAGCTATTTTGAGATATGCGTTATCATAG
- a CDS encoding glycosyltransferase: MNALVIITGRGLGGDAVVAYNVISALEKKGVHCEIALDESAPGTIFKKNGLTWHKISIPQAGGHAATKVSSLKAAFKMFTATFKARRLIKKLDVDFVVGIIGGGAIVASVGAKFAGKPCATLCSTPLDMKVCPKLNHTIILPEYYLFREDVLPENLSKTYYPLNDDVDSGDGNIALEKLKEYSLFDENKKTILFSSGSSLFKGMIEAANNFVNFTDEYNVLLIGYPMHDEYGDLINRDKIIYLGFLDWLNHLYNYIDLAVLTDDGVMIEELLACEVPIVTITKIKWGRYHNMEGIFKGAILETDIENANETILNAFENYDSIKDRADIFSKELLDAKPKLAQKIIDVCGK; this comes from the coding sequence ATGAATGCATTAGTCATTATCACAGGTAGAGGCTTGGGGGGAGATGCAGTTGTTGCATATAATGTGATATCTGCTCTTGAAAAAAAAGGTGTTCACTGTGAAATAGCTCTTGATGAGTCTGCTCCAGGAACTATCTTTAAAAAGAATGGTTTGACTTGGCATAAGATTTCCATTCCTCAGGCGGGAGGCCATGCAGCTACCAAAGTGTCTTCTCTTAAAGCGGCTTTTAAAATGTTTACTGCCACTTTCAAAGCAAGAAGATTAATTAAAAAATTGGACGTTGATTTTGTTGTCGGCATTATCGGTGGTGGAGCTATTGTGGCTAGTGTTGGTGCTAAATTTGCTGGAAAACCATGTGCAACATTATGTTCTACTCCTTTAGATATGAAAGTTTGCCCTAAATTAAATCATACTATAATTTTGCCGGAATATTATTTATTCAGGGAAGATGTTTTGCCCGAAAACCTGTCTAAAACTTATTATCCGTTAAATGATGATGTAGATTCTGGTGATGGAAATATTGCATTGGAAAAACTTAAGGAATATTCATTATTTGATGAAAATAAAAAGACTATTCTCTTTTCTTCAGGATCATCTCTTTTTAAGGGCATGATTGAAGCTGCTAACAACTTTGTTAATTTCACTGATGAGTATAATGTCCTTTTGATAGGTTATCCTATGCATGATGAGTATGGGGATCTGATTAATCGGGATAAAATTATTTATTTAGGTTTTCTCGATTGGCTGAATCATCTTTATAATTATATAGATTTAGCTGTTTTAACTGATGATGGTGTGATGATTGAGGAACTTTTGGCATGTGAAGTCCCAATAGTCACTATAACTAAAATCAAGTGGGGAAGATATCACAATATGGAAGGTATCTTTAAAGGAGCTATTTTAGAAACAGATATTGAAAATGCTAATGAAACTATTTTAAATGCTTTTGAAAATTATGATTCAATTAAAGATCGTGCAGATATTTTTTCTAAAGAATTGTTGGATGCTAAACCTAAATTAGCACAAAAAATAATAGATGTTTGTGGTAAATAA